A DNA window from Streptococcus mutans contains the following coding sequences:
- the rnpM gene encoding RNase P modulator RnpM — MAKTRKIPLRKSLVSGEIIDKRDLLRIVKTKEGDVFIDPTGKKNGRGAYIKLANEEALEAKKRKVFNRSFSMEIPESFYDELIAFVDHKVKRRELGLE, encoded by the coding sequence ATGGCAAAGACAAGAAAAATACCTTTAAGAAAGTCTCTTGTTTCAGGAGAGATTATTGATAAACGTGATTTGCTTCGGATTGTTAAAACCAAGGAAGGTGATGTTTTTATTGATCCTACTGGTAAGAAAAATGGGCGAGGGGCTTATATTAAACTTGCTAACGAAGAAGCTTTAGAAGCTAAAAAAAGAAAAGTCTTTAATCGCAGTTTTTCCATGGAAATTCCTGAAAGCTTTTATGATGAATTAATTGCTTTTGTTGATCATAAGGTTAAAAGAAGAGAGTTAGGTCTTGAATAA
- a CDS encoding heavy metal translocating P-type ATPase, translated as MSEEVFLIDGMTCASCAINVENAVKKLDGIESAVVNLTTEKMTIDYDAAKVSEADVTKAVAGAGYGAKVYDPTTAESQEDREEHKLAGIKKRLLWTSIFTIPLFYIAMGSMVGLPLPNFLAPSSAPLTYAMVLLLLTIPVIVLSWSFYDNGFRSLFKGHPNMDSLVSLATTAAFLYSLYGTYHVYLGHTHHAHHLYYESVAVILTLITLGKYFETLSKGRTSDAIKKLMHLSAKEATLIRDGEEIKVPIEQVQIGDKILVKPGEKIPVDGRVLSGHSAIDESMLTGESIPIEKMADSPVYAGSINGQGSLTFEAEKVGNETLLSQIIKLVENAQQTKAPIAKIADKVSAVFVPVIITIAILTGLFWYFVMGQDFTFSMTISVAVLVIACPCALGLATPTAIMVGTGRAAENGILYKRGDVLELAHQINTIVFDKTGTITQGKPEVVHQFSYHDRTDLVQVTASLEALSEHPLSQAIVDYAKKEGTRLLAVEDFTSLTGLGLKGCVADETLLVGNEKLMRQENISLEQAQADFKAATAQGQTPIFVASDGQLLGLITIADKVKNDSAATVKALQNMGVEVAMLTGDNEETAQAIAKEVGITFVISQVLPQEKTQAILDLQAEGKKVAMVGDGINDAPALATADIGISMGSGTDIAMESADIVLMKPAMLDIIKALKISRATIINIKENLFWAFIYNVLSVPIAMGVLYLFGGPLLDPMIAGLAMSFSSVSVVLNALRLKVVKL; from the coding sequence ATGAGTGAAGAAGTATTTTTGATAGATGGCATGACCTGTGCCTCTTGTGCCATCAATGTTGAAAATGCCGTTAAAAAACTAGACGGTATTGAAAGCGCAGTAGTCAATTTGACAACTGAAAAAATGACGATAGATTACGATGCCGCTAAGGTTAGTGAAGCAGATGTTACTAAGGCAGTTGCTGGTGCAGGCTATGGCGCTAAAGTTTATGACCCAACGACGGCTGAAAGTCAGGAGGATCGTGAAGAACATAAGTTAGCAGGTATTAAAAAACGTCTTTTGTGGACTTCTATTTTTACCATTCCCCTCTTTTATATTGCTATGGGAAGTATGGTTGGCTTGCCCTTACCTAACTTTTTAGCACCAAGCAGTGCTCCGCTCACTTATGCGATGGTTTTGCTTCTTTTGACAATTCCGGTTATCGTGTTAAGTTGGAGCTTCTATGACAATGGTTTTAGATCGCTTTTTAAAGGTCATCCTAATATGGACTCATTAGTGTCCTTAGCAACAACAGCGGCGTTTCTTTACAGTCTTTATGGAACTTACCATGTTTACTTGGGACATACACATCATGCTCACCATCTCTATTATGAATCGGTAGCTGTTATTTTAACTCTCATTACTTTAGGGAAATACTTTGAAACCCTATCGAAAGGTCGAACCTCAGATGCGATAAAAAAATTAATGCATTTGTCTGCTAAAGAGGCTACTCTGATACGTGATGGCGAGGAGATTAAGGTTCCTATTGAGCAAGTGCAAATCGGAGATAAAATTTTAGTCAAACCCGGTGAAAAAATACCTGTGGATGGTCGAGTCCTGTCAGGGCATTCTGCTATTGATGAATCCATGTTAACAGGGGAATCTATTCCTATTGAAAAAATGGCGGATAGCCCTGTTTATGCCGGGTCAATCAATGGTCAGGGAAGTCTGACTTTTGAGGCTGAAAAAGTTGGCAATGAAACCTTGCTTTCACAAATTATTAAATTGGTTGAGAACGCTCAGCAAACTAAGGCACCCATTGCCAAGATTGCTGATAAGGTATCTGCTGTCTTTGTACCTGTTATTATAACGATTGCTATTTTGACTGGTCTCTTCTGGTATTTTGTCATGGGACAAGACTTTACCTTTTCAATGACAATCAGTGTCGCTGTTCTTGTCATTGCCTGCCCTTGTGCTTTGGGTCTTGCAACGCCAACGGCTATTATGGTTGGTACAGGTCGTGCTGCTGAAAATGGAATCCTTTATAAACGTGGTGATGTCTTGGAATTGGCACATCAGATTAATACGATTGTTTTCGATAAAACAGGCACTATTACTCAAGGTAAACCAGAAGTTGTTCATCAATTTTCTTATCATGATCGAACTGATTTAGTGCAAGTGACAGCTTCCTTAGAAGCATTATCTGAACATCCCCTTAGTCAGGCCATTGTTGATTATGCTAAAAAAGAAGGGACTCGTTTACTTGCAGTGGAAGACTTTACTTCTCTAACAGGGCTAGGACTGAAAGGTTGTGTTGCTGATGAAACTTTGCTTGTTGGTAATGAAAAATTGATGCGTCAAGAAAATATCTCTCTAGAACAGGCTCAAGCAGATTTTAAGGCAGCAACAGCTCAGGGACAAACACCCATTTTTGTTGCCAGTGATGGTCAATTGTTAGGACTGATTACGATTGCGGACAAGGTAAAGAATGACAGTGCAGCAACAGTTAAAGCTTTACAGAATATGGGGGTTGAAGTGGCCATGCTGACGGGTGATAATGAAGAAACTGCGCAGGCTATTGCCAAAGAAGTGGGGATTACTTTTGTTATCAGTCAAGTTTTGCCGCAGGAAAAAACACAGGCCATTCTTGATTTGCAGGCGGAAGGCAAGAAAGTTGCCATGGTTGGGGACGGTATTAATGACGCTCCGGCACTTGCGACAGCAGATATTGGCATTTCCATGGGCTCTGGAACAGATATTGCCATGGAGTCCGCGGATATTGTCTTGATGAAACCTGCAATGCTTGATATTATTAAGGCACTGAAAATTAGTCGTGCTACTATTATTAATATTAAAGAAAATCTTTTCTGGGCATTTATTTATAATGTTCTGTCAGTTCCTATTGCTATGGGAGTACTTTATCTCTTTGGCGGACCTTTGCTGGATCCAATGATTGCTGGTCTAGCCATGAGCTTTAGCTCTGTTTCTGTTGTTCTAAATGCCCTGCGTCTTAAAGTTGTAAAATTATAA
- a CDS encoding YlxQ-related RNA-binding protein, producing the protein MNNSKKLSNLLGLAQRAGRVISGEELVVKAIQTGQAQLIFLAKDAGSNLTKKVTDKSNYYNIEVSTVFSALELSIAIGRNRKVLAIVDTGFSKKMRTFME; encoded by the coding sequence TTGAATAATTCAAAAAAGTTATCAAACTTATTAGGTTTGGCCCAGAGAGCAGGACGTGTTATTTCAGGTGAAGAATTAGTTGTTAAAGCTATTCAAACTGGACAGGCACAGCTCATCTTTTTAGCCAAAGATGCTGGTTCTAATCTAACTAAAAAAGTAACGGATAAAAGTAACTATTATAATATAGAAGTCTCCACAGTGTTTTCAGCACTGGAATTAAGTATCGCTATTGGCAGAAACAGAAAAGTTCTTGCTATTGTGGATACTGGATTTTCAAAGAAAATGAGGACCTTTATGGAATAA
- the copZ gene encoding copper chaperone CopZ: MEKTYHIDGLKCQGCADNVTKRFSELKKVNDVKVDLDKKEVTITGNPSKWSLKRALKGTNYELGAEI; this comes from the coding sequence ATGGAAAAAACATATCATATTGATGGCTTAAAATGCCAAGGCTGCGCTGACAATGTCACCAAACGCTTTTCAGAATTAAAGAAAGTCAATGATGTCAAAGTTGACCTTGATAAAAAAGAAGTCACGATTACAGGAAATCCAAGCAAGTGGTCTCTTAAACGAGCACTGAAAGGAACCAATTATGAATTGGGAGCAGAAATTTAA
- a CDS encoding bacteriocin class II family protein — translation MNTQAFEQFNVMDNEALSTVEGGGMIRCALGTAGSAGLGFVGGMGAGTVTLPVVGTVSGAALGGWSGAAVGAATFC, via the coding sequence ATGAATACACAAGCATTTGAACAATTTAACGTAATGGATAATGAAGCACTTTCAACTGTTGAGGGTGGTGGTATGATTAGATGTGCACTTGGCACAGCTGGTTCTGCAGGTTTAGGATTTGTAGGGGGTATGGGAGCTGGTACAGTTACTCTCCCAGTCGTTGGTACAGTATCTGGAGCGGCTTTAGGAGGCTGGTCTGGAGCAGCTGTAGGTGCTGCTACTTTTTGTTGA
- a CDS encoding CopY/TcrY family copper transport repressor: MTTISNAEWEVMRVVWAKQMTSSSEIIAILSRTYCWSASTIKTLITRLSEKGYLTSQRQGRKYIYSSLISEEEALEQQVSEVFSRICVTKHQALIRHLIEETPMTLSDIEKLEALLLSKKANAVPEVKCNCIVGQCSCHEHLEVTSK, translated from the coding sequence ATGACAACTATTTCAAATGCGGAATGGGAAGTAATGCGTGTTGTCTGGGCTAAGCAGATGACTAGCAGCAGTGAAATTATTGCTATCTTAAGTCGGACTTATTGCTGGTCCGCTTCAACGATTAAAACGTTGATCACGCGTTTATCAGAAAAAGGCTACTTGACCAGTCAGCGTCAAGGAAGAAAATACATCTATTCTAGTTTGATTTCAGAAGAAGAGGCATTAGAGCAGCAAGTGTCGGAAGTTTTCTCGCGCATTTGTGTCACGAAGCATCAAGCTTTGATTAGGCACTTAATTGAGGAAACGCCTATGACTTTGTCTGATATTGAAAAATTGGAAGCTCTGCTATTGTCCAAAAAAGCAAATGCTGTGCCTGAAGTTAAGTGTAATTGTATTGTCGGGCAATGTTCTTGCCATGAACATTTGGAGGTGACATCAAAATGA
- the rbfA gene encoding 30S ribosome-binding factor RbfA codes for MSNHRIERVGMEIKREVNEILQKKVRDPRVQGVTITDVQMSGDLSLAKVYYTIMSDLASDNQKVQIGLEKAKGTIKRELGKNLTMYKIPDLTFIKDESIEYGNKIDQMLRDLEKRN; via the coding sequence ATGTCTAATCATCGTATTGAACGTGTTGGTATGGAAATTAAGCGCGAAGTTAATGAGATTTTGCAAAAGAAGGTACGTGACCCACGTGTTCAAGGTGTCACTATTACTGATGTCCAAATGTCAGGTGATTTATCTCTGGCAAAGGTTTACTATACTATCATGAGCGACCTTGCTTCTGATAATCAGAAAGTTCAAATAGGTCTTGAAAAGGCTAAAGGGACCATTAAACGTGAACTTGGAAAAAATTTGACCATGTATAAAATTCCCGATTTAACTTTTATCAAAGATGAATCTATTGAGTATGGTAATAAGATTGACCAAATGCTGCGGGATTTAGAAAAAAGAAATTAA